In Aminobacterium sp. MB27-C1, a single genomic region encodes these proteins:
- a CDS encoding 50S ribosomal protein L25: MAEFVKIALEERSEKGKEAVKKLRPTGYVPAVFYGPEYKDSITAKVKVSEVAPLIRSGHWETIRILATLPDGKEEMCLMREVQKNIITQDVMHIDFIQLVKGRKVAVNVPVLLEGKEACAALKQGAVLEQTLYEIEMDVLPIEIPDSVVLNVSGLKVGDSFLVKDLSLPESAEIVIDPEEMVVSVALPQIETETEEEEEETAAGEVEVVAKGKAKEEEEE; this comes from the coding sequence ATGGCTGAGTTCGTAAAGATAGCTCTTGAAGAGAGAAGTGAGAAGGGGAAAGAAGCCGTCAAGAAGCTGAGACCCACCGGCTATGTCCCAGCAGTATTTTATGGTCCCGAATATAAGGATTCTATTACTGCAAAAGTGAAGGTTTCAGAAGTGGCACCATTGATTCGTTCCGGTCACTGGGAGACTATTCGTATTCTTGCAACCCTTCCCGACGGTAAGGAAGAAATGTGCCTCATGAGAGAAGTGCAGAAGAATATTATTACCCAAGATGTAATGCACATTGATTTTATCCAGCTTGTTAAGGGACGTAAGGTTGCTGTTAATGTTCCTGTCTTGCTTGAAGGTAAAGAGGCTTGCGCTGCTCTTAAACAGGGAGCTGTTCTTGAACAGACATTGTATGAAATTGAAATGGACGTATTGCCAATAGAGATTCCAGATTCTGTGGTTCTTAATGTTTCTGGCTTGAAAGTTGGCGATAGTTTCTTAGTCAAAGACCTTTCACTTCCTGAGAGTGCTGAGATTGTTATTGATCCGGAAGAGATGGTAGTTTCTGTCGCATTACCTCAGATTGAAACTGAGACTGAGGAAGAAGAAGAGGAAACCGCAGCTGGAGAAGTAGAGGTCGTGGCGAAAGGAAAGGCCAAGGAGGAAGAAGAGGAGTAG
- the pth gene encoding aminoacyl-tRNA hydrolase yields the protein MRLIVGLGNPGVEYALTRHNVGWMILDRFIDSHSLGAPSLKFDGMVWGPEFICGEKCIFLKPLTYMNLSGKSVGQVCRFYKIEPEDVLVVSDDVALPFGKLRLRTKGSAGGHNGLASILGALQTLNVPRLRVGVGAVPMGRDMISWVIGTFPSEERSLLPDVLDEAVNAVELWLKEEIQSAMSLINAKKERTGKDDN from the coding sequence TTGCGACTTATTGTAGGTCTTGGTAATCCTGGCGTTGAATACGCTTTAACTCGTCATAACGTAGGCTGGATGATTCTCGATCGTTTTATTGATTCTCATTCGCTAGGTGCTCCTTCTTTGAAATTTGATGGTATGGTATGGGGCCCTGAGTTCATCTGTGGCGAAAAATGTATTTTCTTGAAACCTCTTACCTACATGAATCTTAGTGGTAAATCTGTTGGGCAGGTTTGTAGATTTTACAAAATTGAGCCTGAAGATGTACTCGTGGTAAGTGATGATGTTGCGCTTCCTTTTGGAAAATTGCGATTGAGAACAAAAGGTTCTGCGGGTGGACATAATGGCCTTGCATCAATTTTAGGAGCTCTTCAAACATTGAACGTTCCGCGTCTTAGGGTAGGAGTCGGTGCTGTTCCCATGGGGAGAGACATGATATCCTGGGTAATCGGAACCTTCCCGTCAGAAGAGCGATCTTTACTTCCTGACGTTTTGGATGAGGCTGTAAATGCAGTAGAGCTGTGGCTTAAAGAAGAAATTCAATCAGCTATGAGCCTGATTAATGCTAAGAAGGAACGGACAGGGAAAGATGATAATTAA
- a CDS encoding ribose-phosphate pyrophosphokinase: protein MGSSSRELKIFSGTAHPEFAKRICAELGVELSRAKHFRFSDGELGLSIEESVRGADVYVVQPTCNPVNEHLMQLFIMLDALKRASAYRINVVTPYFGYARQDRKTKARDPISAKLVANLMEHSGASRLITADLHAGQIQGFFDIPVDHLTGVPLLANYFKENFPSEIKRDEVVVVAPDVGGVVRARRFAVTLNADLAIVDKRRSHDVANLCEVMEIIGDVEGKVAILIDDIIDTAGTICNAAAALKERGAQKVYACATHGVLSGPAIERLEKADIDSVILADTIPLPENKKLDKITQLSIAPLFAEAIARVHSDRSVSSLFS, encoded by the coding sequence ATGGGTTCCAGTTCCAGGGAACTGAAGATTTTTTCGGGAACAGCCCATCCGGAATTCGCCAAAAGAATTTGCGCGGAACTGGGTGTGGAATTATCCCGTGCTAAACATTTTCGCTTTTCCGATGGAGAGCTAGGGCTTTCTATTGAAGAAAGTGTACGCGGAGCAGATGTTTATGTGGTGCAACCTACATGTAATCCCGTTAATGAGCATCTTATGCAGCTTTTTATTATGCTTGATGCTTTAAAGCGTGCATCTGCCTATCGAATCAATGTCGTAACTCCGTATTTTGGATATGCTCGGCAAGATCGAAAGACAAAGGCAAGAGATCCAATATCTGCCAAACTTGTAGCAAATCTTATGGAACATAGTGGAGCTTCTCGTCTGATAACTGCAGATTTACATGCAGGACAGATTCAGGGCTTTTTCGATATTCCCGTTGATCATTTGACAGGGGTTCCTCTTTTGGCGAATTATTTCAAGGAAAACTTCCCCAGTGAGATAAAAAGAGACGAAGTGGTCGTAGTCGCTCCTGATGTAGGTGGAGTTGTTCGCGCACGTCGTTTTGCTGTAACTTTAAATGCTGATCTTGCTATAGTAGATAAACGTCGTTCCCATGACGTGGCTAATCTTTGCGAAGTAATGGAAATTATAGGAGATGTAGAAGGTAAAGTAGCCATACTCATTGACGATATCATAGATACTGCAGGAACTATCTGTAATGCAGCTGCTGCTTTAAAAGAGCGTGGAGCTCAGAAAGTTTATGCTTGTGCAACTCATGGAGTTCTTTCCGGGCCAGCTATTGAGAGGCTGGAAAAAGCTGATATAGATAGTGTTATTTTAGCTGACACAATTCCATTGCCTGAAAACAAAAAGTTGGATAAAATTACACAGCTATCTATTGCTCCGTTATTTGCGGAAGCAATAGCTCGAGTGCACAGTGACAGATCCGTTAGCAGTTTATTCAGTTAA
- the glmU gene encoding bifunctional UDP-N-acetylglucosamine diphosphorylase/glucosamine-1-phosphate N-acetyltransferase GlmU → MFDRRTVGVLILAAGKGTRMKSNLPKVLQPVLEEPLLFYPLQAALAAGLENRAVVIGHGGDAVQTYISAMSPEVRVIWQHDQLGTGHAVQISKEWWNSFSDILVIPGDAPLLKSEILIDLVKAHIDSPASCTFASFITETPAGYGRVVRDSNALSIVEEKDASEEQKKIREVNSGIYIFRTPDLLSNIDSLANDNVQGEYYLPDVVGLMYEQGKSVEALCFDNGTDFQGVNSPLQLAEATSILKQRILNHWMSQGVKCADPSSVFIGPRVRLEGDIWLDPFVQLYGNTEIGDGTHIGSHSLVRNTVIGKSVDIINFVSIIASEIEDHATIGPFSFIRDNAHIGEGAFVGKFVEIKKSSIGSGSKVPHLSYIGDATIGNHVNIGAGTITCNYDGVAKNPTHIGDRCFVGSDTMLVAPVSLGDDSFTAAGSVITDDVPEGALAIARARQKNIEGWVLRRKGSNQEGGKE, encoded by the coding sequence GTAACCTCCCAAAAGTTCTTCAGCCTGTTCTTGAAGAGCCCCTCCTTTTTTATCCTCTTCAGGCAGCTCTAGCGGCTGGTTTGGAGAATAGAGCAGTAGTTATTGGTCATGGCGGAGATGCTGTGCAGACTTATATAAGTGCCATGAGTCCTGAAGTTCGGGTGATATGGCAGCATGACCAGTTAGGAACAGGGCATGCCGTGCAAATATCGAAGGAATGGTGGAACTCTTTTTCAGATATTCTTGTTATTCCTGGTGATGCACCTCTCCTAAAGAGTGAAATTCTTATTGATTTGGTCAAAGCGCATATAGATTCCCCAGCTTCTTGTACTTTCGCTAGTTTTATTACAGAGACTCCTGCAGGGTATGGTCGAGTAGTAAGAGATTCAAACGCACTTTCTATCGTGGAAGAAAAAGATGCCTCAGAAGAACAGAAAAAAATACGGGAAGTGAATAGCGGCATATATATTTTCAGAACTCCCGATCTCCTTTCAAATATTGACTCTCTTGCTAACGATAATGTGCAGGGGGAGTATTATTTGCCTGATGTTGTTGGGCTTATGTATGAGCAGGGCAAGAGCGTAGAGGCTCTTTGTTTTGATAACGGTACAGATTTTCAAGGGGTTAACAGCCCTCTTCAGCTTGCTGAAGCTACTTCTATTTTGAAGCAAAGAATTTTAAATCATTGGATGAGCCAGGGTGTAAAATGTGCTGATCCTTCTTCTGTTTTCATCGGACCTCGGGTCAGGCTAGAGGGAGATATATGGCTTGATCCTTTCGTTCAACTTTATGGGAATACTGAAATAGGTGACGGTACTCACATAGGGAGTCATTCTCTTGTTCGCAATACTGTAATAGGTAAAAGTGTTGATATTATTAATTTTGTTTCTATAATTGCAAGTGAAATAGAAGACCATGCTACAATTGGTCCATTCTCCTTTATAAGAGATAATGCTCATATAGGAGAAGGAGCCTTTGTTGGTAAATTTGTGGAAATTAAAAAAAGCTCAATTGGTTCAGGAAGCAAGGTTCCGCATCTGTCTTATATAGGAGATGCAACCATTGGCAACCATGTGAACATAGGTGCAGGAACAATAACTTGTAATTACGATGGTGTTGCGAAAAATCCAACACACATTGGTGATAGGTGCTTTGTAGGAAGCGATACCATGCTTGTTGCGCCAGTGTCTCTTGGTGATGACTCCTTTACAGCAGCAGGATCTGTTATAACCGATGACGTTCCTGAAGGGGCCCTTGCCATTGCTCGAGCCAGACAGAAAAATATAGAGGGCTGGGTTTTGCGCCGCAAAGGCAGCAATCAAGAAGGGGGTAAGGAGTGA